GAGGAGGGTGTGGTCTTTGGGTTCGGGCAGACGGCGGTAGACGGGCAGGAGGAGTTTGACGGCTTGGGCGTTGCCGGCGATGGCGGCGGAGGAGAGGGCGCGGTGGAGGAGTTCGGGCTGTTGCAGGAGTTGATCGGGGTTGTCTATGGTGAGGGTTTGGCCGGTAGGGTTGGGGGTGAGGCGGTTGGCTGTGGGTTCGGGGGCGGGGATGGCGGTGGGGGCGGTGAGGTCGAAGCGGGGTTCGGGTTCGGGGCGGGGGTCGGGCGCGGCTTGGGCGGCGGTGGTGAGGATGAGGGCGGCGAGGATGTGGGGGCGGGGCATGGTGGTTTGTGATGGTGTTGAGGCCGTCTGAAAACGGGTTTTCGGGTTCTCAGACGGCCTTTTTGCGTTTTTTGGGGTGTTTGGTTTCGTCGGGCTGCGTTTTCAGACGGCCTATTCGATGCCCAGCCTTTCCATGCGGTAGCGCATGGAGCGGAAGCTGATGCCGAGGAGTTTGGCGGCCTGGGTGCGGTTGTAGCGGGTGATTTGCAGGGCTTGTTCGATGATGGTGCGTTCGAGCAGGTCGAGGTAGTCCTGTATCTGGCTGCGGCCGGGGACGAAGGCGGGCATGCCGCTGAAATCGAGCGGGGGGCAGTCGCCGCCGTCGCAGTCGTCGGGCTGGGCAAAGGAGGAGGCGTCGGCGGGGGCACTCTGCTCGGGCAGGTCGGCGGCGCGCACGCCGCTACCGGCGGTGATTTGCAGGTCGTCGATTTGGATGACGCTGCCGGCGGTGAGGGCGACGGCGCGTTCGAGGATGTTTTCCAGTTCGCGGAAGTTGCCGGGGTAGCTGTATGAGAGCAGGGCTTCCTGCGCGCCGGGGCTGAGTTTGTAGCCGCCGGGGACGTTGCCGCTGTATTTGTGCAGCATGCGCAGGATGAGGCCGCCGAGGTCTTCGCGCATTTCGCGCAGGGGGGGCATGTGGAGGGTTACGACGTTGAGGCGGTAATAAAGGTCTTGGCGGAACGCGCCGCTTTCTACGAGGGCTTCGAGATTTTTGTGGGTGGCGCAGACGATGCGTACGTCTACGGGGGTTTCTTTGGCGTCGCCGATGCGGCGCACGGCTTTTTCCTGGATGGCGCGCAGGAGTTTGACCTGCATGGGCAGGGGGAGGTCGGCCACTTCGTCGAGGAAGAGGGTGCCGCCGTCGGCGTGTTGGAAGAAGCCCATGCGGTCTTGGTCGGCTCCGGTGAAGCTGCCTTTTTTGTAGCCGAAAAATTCGCTTTCCATCAGGTTTTCGGGTATCGCGCCGCAGTTGACGGCGATGAAGGGGCCGGTGGTGCGCGGGGAGAGTTCGTGGATGCTGCGGGCGGCCTGTTCTTTACCGGAGCCGGATTCGCCGGAGATGTAGACGGGGACGTTGCTGCCGGCGAGGCGGCGGATGAGGTGGCGTACTTCGATCATTTGCGGCGACATGCCCAACAGGCGGGGCATGTCGATGTCGCCGCCCACTTCCGGCGCGGGGGCGGCGGGGTTGTGGGCGGTCATTTCGGCGGTGGGGGGCGGCGCGCTGCGGAAGCGTTCGCGCAGGGAGTTGAGCGCGCCGGAGGGGGTCATGGGTTTGTCGATGCCGCCGGAGACGCCTTTGCGCACGGGGCGGGGGGCTTCGGGGGTGCTGCGCACGGAGGCGGGGGTGGCGGCGACGGGCTGCGGGCGCGGCGGCGGGGTGTAGGCGGGGGCGGGCTGCGGCGCGGGCGCGGGTTGGGCGGGGGCGGGTTTGGGCTCGTGGGCGGTGTCGGCTTCGTTGACTTTGACGGCGGATTTGACCAGCGAGCGCAGCTGGGAGAGGGTGATGGGTTTTTGCAGGTAGTCGAACGCGCCTTCTTTGAGGGCTTCTACGGCCTGGTCGGCGTTGCCGAAGGCGGTGATGACGGCGACGGGGGTGTCGAGGGCGAGGCGGTTGATGTGCTGGACGACTTCGAGGCCGGAGCCGTCGGGCATGCGCATGTCGGTGAGGACGAGGGAGTAGTCGTCGCCTTCGAGTTTGTTTTTGGCGTCTTCCACGCCGGTGGCGGTGTCCACGCGCAGGCCCATTTTCATCAGGGTCATTTCCATCAGGTCGCGGATGTCCGCTTCGTCGTCCACCACCAGTACGGGGTGTTGCAGGTCGTTACTCTTCATGGTTTTTGTCCTTTGGCAGTATGAACTCGAAGCCGTTCATTTCGGGGTGGTAGTGCAGTTCGCCCAGGTTGGCGTGCGCCAGCTCGCGGGCGACGTAGAGGCCGAGGCCGGTGCCGCCTTTGGCGGTGGTGAAAAACGGCTCGAACAGGCGGTTGCGGATGTCGGGCGGCACGCCCGGGCCGTTGTCGGAAACAACGACGGAAATATTGAGCTTGCCGCTGGGGCGGATGGTTACTTTGATGGCGTTTTCGTCTTTTTTGCTGTGCCGCCAGGCGTTGTTGCACAGGTTCCACATGATTTGCTGGACGTGCATGGGGTCGGCGGTTACCGAGAGGTTTTTGCCCTGCATTTCCATTTTCATGCAGTGGACGGCGTCGGGGTTGTTGAGGGTGAATTCCTGTTTGAACGAGAGCCAGAATTTCATCATGTTGATGTGTTCGCGGCCGAGGTTGTCTTTTTTGTTGAGCATCGATACTTCTTCGAGCATTTTGTCGATGCGGCGGATGTTGCCGTCGATGATGCCGTGCAGTTTGTTTTCCATCGGGTTGTCGCTGCCTTCTTTCAACAGGTCGTTGGCGTGGCGGATGGCGGACATAGGGTTGCGGATTTCGTGGGCGAGGTTGGCGGTGAGCTGGCCGAGGGAGGCGAGCTTGGTGGCCATCGCTTCGGAGGCGATTTCGCGCAGGGAGCGCACGAAGAGCATGAGCAGTTTGCCGTCTTCCTGCACGAGGGGCACGGCGCGCACGTGCATGGAGTGCTGGTGCAGGTGGATGTCGGTTTCAAAGGTGCGCTCGGGGTTGTAGAGCCAGCGGCGGGCGATGTCTTCGAAAATCGGTTCTTTGCGCTCGGGGGCGAGGCCGGGGAAGTAGGTTTTGGCCTGGCGGTTAAAGAGCCAGACGGTGAGTTCGGGATCGATGACGATGACGGCTTCCTGCATGCGGTTGAGCACGAGCTGGTTGAGGCCGCGCACGCGGTTGTAGTTGCTTTTGTGTTTTTTGGCCGAGGCGTTGGCGGCTTTGAGGAAGGTTGCGCTGTATGAGGTGAGGTAGGCGACGGCGAAGGAGGCGGCGATCAGCACCACGGCGGTGCCGATGTTGCGGCCGTTCCATTTTTCGATGTCCAGCCCGAGCTGGTCGGTGAGGAACATGACGCAGACGACGCACAGGGCGGTGAAGCCGGCATAGAGGGCGGGGAAGCGGCCGTAGCTGAGCATGCAGGAGGTGGCGACGAAGGGCAGCACGAGGATGCCGATGCCCGAGCCGATGCCGCCTGTGAGGTACACCAGCACCATAATCATCAGGATGTCGATGACCGCGCTGGCGTTGGGCAGGCGGTCGTTGCGCTGCTGCATCCAGCCGGGGCGCACGAAGGAGCCGAGGGTGATGCCCGCGTACACCGCCGTCCACAGATAGAACACGGCGGGCGACATGATTTCGCGCAGGCCGCTGTTGTCGGTGAACATGGCCATCAGGTGCAGACAGACCATGGATACGACGATGGTGAGGCGGCAGATGTTGATCAGCCACGGGATGCGGTCGATCTGCTCTTCCCAGTCGTCGGCTTTGGTTAAGAAGGAGTTTTTCATGTTTTGTTTTTTGTGTTTCGTCTGTTTGTCCGCGCAGGCCGTTTTTTCAGACGGCCGCTTGTGTTTGGCGCGCCCATTATCGCAAACGGGCGGCGGGTGCGTTTTTCAGACGGCCTTTGCGGTTGTTCTGCGGCTTTAATGGCATCCGGACGGGCGTTTGGCGGCGGTTATTGTAAAACAAGATTAACAATTATTGTCAGAAGGCCGTCTGAAAAACGGGTTTTCAGACGGCCTCTTGCTGTGTTTTTTTCTCGGACGGCTTATTTTTTCTGCGCGCGCGCCTGAGCTTTTTTCTCTGCCGCTTCGAGCCGTGCGGCCACGTAGTCCACCATCAGGTCTTTCTTTTCCCAGAAGAAGGTCTGCATTTTTTCCAAAGAATAAATGCGGCGCACCATGCCGGGCAGCCCTTCATGGATGATGGCGGCAACTTGTTTGTTCAACGCCTCGTCGTCCATCGCGGTTTTGAGGTCGGTGTTTTTTTCGGCGAGGAAGGCGTTGAGGTTTTTAACCACGCCGCCGTGGATTTCAAATTGTTTGAGCATGGCGTTTTCCCTTGTTGGAAGTTGGTTTGAAAGGCGGCATTCTAGCAAAAGCCGCCGCCCGCCGCCATCGGCTGCTATATAATGCGCGCCGTTCGGGAACACGGATGAGGCCGTCTGAAAAATGTATCTGTGGTTTAAGCTACTGCATGTTTTTTTTATGATTTCGTGGTTTGCGGGGCTGTTTTACCTGCCGCGCATCTACGTCAATCTGGCGACGGCGCAGGCGGGCGGCGCGGAATACCGGCGGCTGCTGGACATGGCGCGGCGGCTGTTGCGCTTTATGACGCCGCTGGGCGGCCTCGCGCTGCTGTTCGGCCTGCTCACCCCATTTGCGGCCGGCTGGTGGGGGCAGGGCTGGGTGTACGGCAAACTCGCGCTCGGGCTGGCTCTGGCGGCCTACCATGTTTACTGTTTCTTGCTGCTGCGCGACTTTGCGGCAGAGCGCAACCGCCGCAGCCACAAATGGTACCGCGTGTTCAACGAAATTCCTGTGCTGGCGATGGCCGCCGCGCTGTATCTCGTCGTGTTCAAACCCTTCTGAAAGGCCGTCTGAAAAATGACCGTGGAAATAGAACGCCGTTTTTTACTGGCAAACGACAGCTGGCGCGCAGAAGCCGCCGCGCCGCGCCTCCTCGTGCAGGGCTACATCAGCGTGGAAAAGGAGCGCACCGTGCGCGTGCGCATCGACGGCGGACACGCCTGGCTCACGCTCAAAGGCTACGTGTCCGACATCACCCGCAGCGAGTTCGAATATCCCGTTCCCGTGGCGCACGCCCGCGAGATTTTCGCCACCATGTGCCCGTTCCGCATGGAAAAACGCCGCTACGAAATCCGCGCCGGCGGCTTCACCTTTGAAATCGACGAATACCTCGGCGGCAACGCGCCGCTCGTCGTCGCCGAAATCGAACTGCCCGCCGAAGACACCCCCTTCCCCCGCCCCGCCTGGCTCGGCCGCGAAATCACCAGCGACGGCCGCTACACCAACGCCTACCTCAGCCGCCACCCCTACGCCGAATGGACGGCGCAGGACAAACAGGCCGTCTGAAAACCTGTTTTCAGACGGCCTCAAACGGATTCCCACGCCCAACAAGGAGTACCCCATGTACGAAGTCAACCGCAGCGCATTCCTGCTCATCCCCCGCGAACCCTTTTTGCGCTGGCTGCAATCGGTCGGCGTGTCCGGCCTCACCCTGGAAGACGTGCAGGCCGACGCCAACGCCTACCTCACCGACCCCTGCGACAGCGCGGAGGACATTTTGGACACCATCGACAGCCGCCTCGAAGAAATCTTCTCCGCCGAACTGGCCGACTGGTGCGCCGACGAAAGCCTGTGGCCCGAACTGCACCCCGACACCTTCGCCCAATGGTTCGACATCCGCCCCGCCCCCGTCGCCACCGACCTCTCCGCCGCCGCACTCGAACGCGAAGCCTTCCGCCCCTTGGAGGCATGATGACAGACTGCACCGTCCGCATCCGCAACTACCACCTCGACGGCTACGGCCACGTCAACAACGCCCGCTACCTCGAATTCCTCGAAGAAGCCCGCTGGCACTTTTTCGAGCAGCACGGCCTTTTGGAAACACTCGGCGGCGTGCAGATCGTCGTCGCCCGCATCGACATCCGCTACCGCCGCAGCGCAGTGGCCGGCGACGTGCTGGTCATCCGCAACCGTGTCAAAACCGCCGAAACCCACCTGGCCGTCATCCGCCAAATCATCGCCTTCGTCGGCAGCGGCAAAACCGCCGCCCAGGCCGACATCACCCTCGTCCCCCTCACCGGCGGCCGCTCCGCCGGCTTCCCGCCCCCCGTCCTCCACACCCTGCAACAACTCGCCGCCCCATGAAAAAAATCCTCACCGCCGCCATCGCGCTGGCCGCCGCCGCCCTTCTCGCCTTCGCCCTGATTCCCGCCGCCCAGCCCGCCCCTGCCTTCGCCCTCGCCGACCTCTCCGGCCGCCGCGTCTCCGAAGCCGATTTGCAGGGCAAAGTTACCTTCGTCAACTTCTGGTTCCCCTCGTGCCCCGGCTGCGTGTCGGAAATGCCCAAAATCATCGAAATGTCGCACCGCTACCAAAAACAAAACGGCTTCCAAATCCTCGCCATCGCCCAGCCCTACGACCCGAAAGGCGCGGTGGAAACCTACGCCCGCGAACGCGGCATGGACTTCGCTGTACTGTACGACGCCGACAAAACCGCCGCCCGCGCCTTCGGTACAGCGGTCTACCCCACCTCCTTCCTCATCGACAAACAAGGCCGCGTGCTCCAAACCTTCGTCGGCGAACCCGACTTCGCCGAACTCTACCGCCAAATCGACGCGGAACTGGCCAAATAGGCCGTCTGAAAGCGCAGCTTCGGCGCAGCCAAAACCCAGTCCAAGCCGGTGCGGGCGTAGGGTGTGTGGCGCAAGCCACGCACGCGGTTTCGGTTTGGGAAGCCATCATTTGCCCGACAAAGAAACGAAAGGCCGTCTGAAAACCGCTTTTACGATTTTCAGACGGCCTTTTCGTTCCACTGCCCTGTTTACAGCCCGCCGTAAGAGTGCAGGCCGCTGAGGAACATGTTGACGCCGACGAAGGCGAAGGCGGTGATGGCGAGGCCGACGATTGCCCACCAGGCCAGCACTTTGCCGCGCCAGCCGGCTACCAGGCGCAGGTGCAGCCAGACGGCGTAGTTCAGCCAGACGACGAAGGCCCAGGTTTCTTTCGTATCCCAGCTCCAATAGCGTCCCCATGCGTCGGCCGCCCACAGTGCGCCGAGGATGGTGGCGAGGGTGAAGAAGAGGAAGCCGACGGCGATGGCTTTGTACATGATTTCTTCGATGAGGGCGGAATCGGGCAGGCGGCGGGGGGTGTCGCTTTCTTCGGCGCGGATGGCCAAAAGCTGCGCCACGCCGAGCATGGCGGCGATGCAGAACGCGCCGTAGCCGATGAAGTTGGCGGGCACGTGGATTTTCATCCACCACGATTGCAGGGCGGGGATGAGAGGCTGGATTTGCTGGGCGTTGCGGCTGAGACTGTACCAGAGGACGAAGCAGACGACGCCGGCCATGAAGAGGTAGACGAAGCCGCCGAGTTTCTGCACGGCAAAGCGGCTTTCGTAGTACCAGTACATCAGGGCGCAGATGACGAGGAAGAGGATGAAGACTTCGTAGAGGTTGGACACGGGGATGTGCCCCGCGCTGCCGAGGATGAGGTAGCTTTCGTGCCAGCGCACCAGAAGGCCGGTGAAGCCGGCCAGGGCGGAGAGCCATCCGAAGGCGGTGGCCATGCCCAGCAGGGTGTTGGTCCGGCTGCGGCGGTGCAGGGCGATGAGGCCGCCTGAAAGGTAGGCGAACAGGGCGCAGAAGATGAGGGCGCACTGCCACATGATTGCGGACTGGCTGCTGAGGAAGTAGCGCAAGAGGAAACGGTTGTGGTTGGCGAAGTCGCCGCCGTAGAGGGATACGCCGCCGTAGGCGAGGGAGAGGGCGAGTGGGACAAACCATCTGAGGGGTTTGAAAAACCAGCCCAGTGCGACGGCGCAGGCCGCGCTCAGCCAGAGCATGACGGTTTCGTAGGCATCCATGCGCTGCGGCAGGGCGTATTGGGCGAAGGCGGCGGCTGCGAGGATGAGGGCGGCGTAGAGCCAGTCTGCGCCGGCCAGGCTTCGCAGGAGGGATTTGCGCGCGAGCAGTTCGTGCTGCGGGGCGGCGGGGGCGGGTTTGGTGTGTGTCATGGTTGCAGTTCCTCCGCCAGAGTGCGCAGGTCGGTGAGGCGGGCGGGAAATTCTTGTTTGAGGTCGCGCTCGTGGCGGTTGGAGGACATGGCGAAGCGGGTTTGTCCACCGTCGTACAAGAGCCAGGCGCGTTTTTCGCGGATGTAGAACATGAATACGGTGCCGAGGACGAGCAGCAGGGAGCCGAGATAGACCAGCGACGCGCCGGGCGATTTGGTCATCTGCAAGCCGGAGGAGCGGATTTCTTTGAAGCCGTCCAGTTGCAGCAGCACGGGGGCGGGGTATTCGGTGAGGCCGGTGTAGGCGTCCATGGCGGAAAGGAGGAAGCGTTTGCGCGCTTCGCCTTCGAGCGGGGGCTGTTTTTGCCGCACGGCGGTTTCGTCTAGCACCATGCCGGCGGCGGCGTAGAGCATTTGGTAGAAGTAGCCGTTCATTTTGTCGCGCTCGGCGGCGGGGACGGCGGTTTGGATGAAGCGGTCGAGTTCGAGGTAGCCGCCGCGCGCGAACAGTACGAGTGTGTTTTCCACGGCGGTGGCGAACTGGCCGCGCACGTTTTCCGGCGCGCCTGCGGCGGCCTGCGCGGCGATGCGGCGGCGCAGGGCTTCGTCGTGCATCAGTTCGCGCCAGAGCATGAAAGTGTCGGGGCTGTTGCCGCCGTCGGCGGGGATGCGCAGCCAGCGGTACTGCTGTTCGAGGCCGGCGCGGGTGCCGGTCATGAAGAAGCGGCCGTCGTCCTGCGGCACGGGCAGCATGTAGTTTTTGAACTCCACCGCCTGTCCGGCCGCGTCGCGCAGGCGGTAAACGATGCTCGGGCCGATGTTGGTGAATTTTTTGTCTTGGCGCACGCTGCGCACGTCGTTGATTTTGTCTTGCAGGCCGTCTGAAACTTTTTCAGACGGCCTTTCCATGTCTTCCACGTTCATGGAGGAAAACTGGTCGAGTTCGAGCGTGTATTTCTGTTTGCCGCCCATATTGAGCGGAAAGGCGTTCATCGAACGGCCGTTCAAGTCGGCGTGGCGGCTGCCGCCGGAGGCCAGGTCCCAGGCTTTGAATTTCACGTCGGAGCCGCCGTCGGCAAAGCTGGCCTGATAAATGGTTACGCCGTGCAGGGTGAAGGGGTGGTTGACACGCACGGTGTGCTGTTGCGTTTTGCCCGTGGCCTTGTCGGTGATCAGCAGATCGCTGGCGAAATCGCTGGGCATGCCTGTGGGGTAGAAATCGATGTGGAATTTTTCCAGTTTCACCGAAAACGGCAGCTGCTGCACCAGCAGGCCCTTGTCGGCGTTGAGAAACACCACGTCGGCCTCCTGCCCTTCGCTGATGTTCACATTGCCGCGAAACGAGGGATTGCCCGCGCCCAGCACGCTTTCGGGCTTGAAATCACGGGCGTAAACGGCGGTGTCGTCGGGCACGATTCTGCCCGCCAGCATGCCGGTTTTCAGCAGCAGGTTGCTGTCGATCAGGCCGCCCAGGCAAATCACGATCACTGCCAGATGGGCGAAGATATAGCCCCATTTGTTCATCGCGCCCTTTTTCGCCGCCACCAGCACCGAGCCGTCTTCGCGCGTCTGCCGTTTCACGGCGAAGCCCTGCGCGGCAAAATACTGCGCCGCCACTTCCGGCGGCAGCGGCTTGTCCAGCAATGCGCTGTGCTTCATCGCGGCAAGCGAGCGTTTGGACGCTTTGAGGCGGAACGAGCGCATTTCCCGCCAAAACGGCGGCACGTTGCGCCACAGGCACAGCGCGGTGCTGAGCACGAGAAACAGCATGATGACGACAAACCAGCCCGAGGCGTACACGTCGTAAAGGCCGAGAAAGCCGAAAATCCGCGCCCAAAACGAGCCGAATTTGACGATGTAGTCCGCCTGCGGCTGATTCTGCTGCAACACCGTGCCGATCACCGAAGCGACGGCCAGCACGCACAGCAGGGCAACCGCAAAGCGCATGGAGCTCAAAAAGGCGAACCACGGGCGGCGGATCAGCGGGATTTTGTCGGCGGTTGTCATAAGGGAAGAAAAAGAAAGCGGAAAAACACGGAAAATCAAAGACGCGGATTCTACTACAAACAAGGCTGCCGATACGTTGGCACATACCGGCAGCCCGTTGCTTATAGGCCGAATCAATCGCGAGTTTCAGACGGCCTCAAACGGCATTGAGGCCGTCTGAAAAATCAATGCAAGCCCTGGATAAAGTTCGCCACGGCATTGATTTCGTCTTCCGACATCCGCTTGGCGATTTCCTCCATCATGCCGTTG
The window above is part of the Neisseria bacilliformis genome. Proteins encoded here:
- a CDS encoding CYTH domain-containing protein — encoded protein: MTVEIERRFLLANDSWRAEAAAPRLLVQGYISVEKERTVRVRIDGGHAWLTLKGYVSDITRSEFEYPVPVAHAREIFATMCPFRMEKRRYEIRAGGFTFEIDEYLGGNAPLVVAEIELPAEDTPFPRPAWLGREITSDGRYTNAYLSRHPYAEWTAQDKQAV
- a CDS encoding cytochrome c biogenesis protein ResB; amino-acid sequence: MTTADKIPLIRRPWFAFLSSMRFAVALLCVLAVASVIGTVLQQNQPQADYIVKFGSFWARIFGFLGLYDVYASGWFVVIMLFLVLSTALCLWRNVPPFWREMRSFRLKASKRSLAAMKHSALLDKPLPPEVAAQYFAAQGFAVKRQTREDGSVLVAAKKGAMNKWGYIFAHLAVIVICLGGLIDSNLLLKTGMLAGRIVPDDTAVYARDFKPESVLGAGNPSFRGNVNISEGQEADVVFLNADKGLLVQQLPFSVKLEKFHIDFYPTGMPSDFASDLLITDKATGKTQQHTVRVNHPFTLHGVTIYQASFADGGSDVKFKAWDLASGGSRHADLNGRSMNAFPLNMGGKQKYTLELDQFSSMNVEDMERPSEKVSDGLQDKINDVRSVRQDKKFTNIGPSIVYRLRDAAGQAVEFKNYMLPVPQDDGRFFMTGTRAGLEQQYRWLRIPADGGNSPDTFMLWRELMHDEALRRRIAAQAAAGAPENVRGQFATAVENTLVLFARGGYLELDRFIQTAVPAAERDKMNGYFYQMLYAAAGMVLDETAVRQKQPPLEGEARKRFLLSAMDAYTGLTEYPAPVLLQLDGFKEIRSSGLQMTKSPGASLVYLGSLLLVLGTVFMFYIREKRAWLLYDGGQTRFAMSSNRHERDLKQEFPARLTDLRTLAEELQP
- a CDS encoding two-component system sensor histidine kinase NtrB, encoding MKNSFLTKADDWEEQIDRIPWLINICRLTIVVSMVCLHLMAMFTDNSGLREIMSPAVFYLWTAVYAGITLGSFVRPGWMQQRNDRLPNASAVIDILMIMVLVYLTGGIGSGIGILVLPFVATSCMLSYGRFPALYAGFTALCVVCVMFLTDQLGLDIEKWNGRNIGTAVVLIAASFAVAYLTSYSATFLKAANASAKKHKSNYNRVRGLNQLVLNRMQEAVIVIDPELTVWLFNRQAKTYFPGLAPERKEPIFEDIARRWLYNPERTFETDIHLHQHSMHVRAVPLVQEDGKLLMLFVRSLREIASEAMATKLASLGQLTANLAHEIRNPMSAIRHANDLLKEGSDNPMENKLHGIIDGNIRRIDKMLEEVSMLNKKDNLGREHINMMKFWLSFKQEFTLNNPDAVHCMKMEMQGKNLSVTADPMHVQQIMWNLCNNAWRHSKKDENAIKVTIRPSGKLNISVVVSDNGPGVPPDIRNRLFEPFFTTAKGGTGLGLYVARELAHANLGELHYHPEMNGFEFILPKDKNHEE
- a CDS encoding CopD family protein translates to MYLWFKLLHVFFMISWFAGLFYLPRIYVNLATAQAGGAEYRRLLDMARRLLRFMTPLGGLALLFGLLTPFAAGWWGQGWVYGKLALGLALAAYHVYCFLLLRDFAAERNRRSHKWYRVFNEIPVLAMAAALYLVVFKPF
- a CDS encoding TlpA disulfide reductase family protein encodes the protein MKKILTAAIALAAAALLAFALIPAAQPAPAFALADLSGRRVSEADLQGKVTFVNFWFPSCPGCVSEMPKIIEMSHRYQKQNGFQILAIAQPYDPKGAVETYARERGMDFAVLYDADKTAARAFGTAVYPTSFLIDKQGRVLQTFVGEPDFAELYRQIDAELAK
- a CDS encoding sigma-54-dependent transcriptional regulator, producing the protein MKSNDLQHPVLVVDDEADIRDLMEMTLMKMGLRVDTATGVEDAKNKLEGDDYSLVLTDMRMPDGSGLEVVQHINRLALDTPVAVITAFGNADQAVEALKEGAFDYLQKPITLSQLRSLVKSAVKVNEADTAHEPKPAPAQPAPAPQPAPAYTPPPRPQPVAATPASVRSTPEAPRPVRKGVSGGIDKPMTPSGALNSLRERFRSAPPPTAEMTAHNPAAPAPEVGGDIDMPRLLGMSPQMIEVRHLIRRLAGSNVPVYISGESGSGKEQAARSIHELSPRTTGPFIAVNCGAIPENLMESEFFGYKKGSFTGADQDRMGFFQHADGGTLFLDEVADLPLPMQVKLLRAIQEKAVRRIGDAKETPVDVRIVCATHKNLEALVESGAFRQDLYYRLNVVTLHMPPLREMREDLGGLILRMLHKYSGNVPGGYKLSPGAQEALLSYSYPGNFRELENILERAVALTAGSVIQIDDLQITAGSGVRAADLPEQSAPADASSFAQPDDCDGGDCPPLDFSGMPAFVPGRSQIQDYLDLLERTIIEQALQITRYNRTQAAKLLGISFRSMRYRMERLGIE
- a CDS encoding acyl-CoA thioesterase — translated: MMTDCTVRIRNYHLDGYGHVNNARYLEFLEEARWHFFEQHGLLETLGGVQIVVARIDIRYRRSAVAGDVLVIRNRVKTAETHLAVIRQIIAFVGSGKTAAQADITLVPLTGGRSAGFPPPVLHTLQQLAAP
- the ccsB gene encoding c-type cytochrome biogenesis protein CcsB; the protein is MTHTKPAPAAPQHELLARKSLLRSLAGADWLYAALILAAAAFAQYALPQRMDAYETVMLWLSAACAVALGWFFKPLRWFVPLALSLAYGGVSLYGGDFANHNRFLLRYFLSSQSAIMWQCALIFCALFAYLSGGLIALHRRSRTNTLLGMATAFGWLSALAGFTGLLVRWHESYLILGSAGHIPVSNLYEVFILFLVICALMYWYYESRFAVQKLGGFVYLFMAGVVCFVLWYSLSRNAQQIQPLIPALQSWWMKIHVPANFIGYGAFCIAAMLGVAQLLAIRAEESDTPRRLPDSALIEEIMYKAIAVGFLFFTLATILGALWAADAWGRYWSWDTKETWAFVVWLNYAVWLHLRLVAGWRGKVLAWWAIVGLAITAFAFVGVNMFLSGLHSYGGL